One window from the genome of Candidatus Didemnitutus sp. encodes:
- a CDS encoding DUF1573 domain-containing protein, translating into MTCHSAESPVRRLEFLPQNATVFGMRRWQICLAAGCVLGGAFSIAHGELKWEASRIEVSVAAGTPEAEGLFKFTNTGPETVRLAQVSATCDCTVATVDKRVYAPDESGAIRLKFTLGDRLGVHEKQVIVTPEPNHTGPIFLTLRVEIQEPVKTSKRLFQWAKETPNTPQLLDISPAGKRAVMRVEVESAPPEIAIDPADKKEDGTFRLSLRPKTTEREMTAQVKWVVLLSDGIKYRFGTFVLVR; encoded by the coding sequence TTGACCTGCCATTCGGCGGAAAGCCCGGTGCGCCGGCTTGAATTCCTCCCGCAAAACGCAACTGTCTTCGGCATGCGCAGGTGGCAAATTTGTCTCGCGGCGGGGTGCGTCCTGGGGGGCGCATTTTCCATCGCGCATGGAGAATTGAAGTGGGAAGCCAGCCGCATTGAGGTCTCGGTGGCAGCCGGCACTCCGGAAGCGGAGGGTCTCTTCAAGTTCACAAACACGGGACCGGAAACGGTCCGGTTGGCGCAGGTAAGCGCGACGTGCGACTGCACCGTGGCGACGGTGGACAAGCGCGTGTATGCACCGGACGAAAGCGGCGCGATTCGGCTCAAATTCACCTTGGGTGATCGCCTCGGAGTCCACGAAAAGCAGGTGATCGTCACGCCCGAGCCTAATCACACAGGCCCCATTTTCCTGACGCTGCGGGTCGAAATCCAGGAACCCGTCAAAACGTCAAAGCGTCTCTTCCAGTGGGCGAAGGAGACGCCGAATACCCCGCAGCTGCTCGATATTTCTCCCGCGGGCAAACGCGCGGTTATGCGAGTGGAAGTCGAATCCGCACCTCCCGAGATCGCCATCGATCCTGCGGACAAGAAGGAGGACGGTACCTTCCGCCTCAGCCTTCGGCCCAAAACGACCGAGCGGGAAATGACCGCGCA